A genomic stretch from Vibrio cortegadensis includes:
- the pulA gene encoding pullulanase-type alpha-1,6-glucosidase, producing MIPLLSAAVITGCGSDSDSSSPVVPAPSTPGEVELTPSVNLPAAAPTPTADQVVVSYIAPAVSTFKTVTKTVDWNLVCGEKSFTATSSDEFGPIWLLTAADVIGACNISDGSTDVPVAIDADDAGKSLGVASNGTKITGSRQDTFMASHGLDQTGTDVKLPKVSAPDELPAPASGYFALNLYDALGDYKEEGADKDGYGNLNLHIWNNSNCNAVDPTAVNNGWDDVSVTPSDSDEFGPVWYIPVTDDPTQCFNVIFRNSNKDKLINSDLVIDISNIADNPSVTYIPGNQTSYATRALAFETGGPSSEFTIDTVGAILLDDNTMVWKAGSGADLVQIMFTPNGKFDVSEDGVVSGISIKLTSTDLSDEQKAKFPHLADYPAFEIPTLPADLALANLMKGSMVAISSSNGADGEASELRSSTAIQYAGALDAIFAEAATDLEYGPIYSDDGVTFRLWAPTATDVELVVYNSGKSVVSRHEMTEDSKSGSWSVELEKDTVDGQFYRYAMKVFQPREQKGYGYEVTDPYSVSLSTNSLYSQAVDLDSDDLKPDGWDSLKSPHPQNEADGDLSDMVIYESHVRDFSARDASTENKGKYLAFTEADSKPVDHLKQLSEAGMTHLHLMPVFDIATINEDPSQVANIDQPFSKLCSLKPEIKNDDKFKEYCDSGNTIAEAFEELQTEDNKDNAVVEALNEYVRAVDSYNWGYDPYHYTVPEGSYATDAEGSKRILEFREMVQSVKEDVGMNVVVDVVYNHTNASGLNDKSVLDKVVPLYYQRLVPDTGSVETSTCCDNTAPENAMFAKLIDDSVQTWTEAYKIDAFRWDLMGHHPLSQMKGTLAAAREVNPDVYFYGEGWNFGEVADNKRFVQATQPNLGGTGIGSFSDRLRDAVRGGSPFDSGDAIRETQGFATGAATLPNERMLDADGNVSAAEVKRAQQQVDLTRLGMAGNLKNFKMVDFEGNTQVGSSIDYNGQNAGYAEQPWEIQNYVSKHDNQTFWDSNMFKVAEEATVEVRVQMQTIGMSTVLLGQAMPFNHMGGELLRSKSMQRDSYDYGDWYNLVDFTLADNNWNKGLPAKEKDAANYDQITRATDDVNSQPTPADMERMFENYKELLTLRKASDLMTLPSAEEIMNRVDFRNTGKGQTTGLIVMTIDNGTTQTVDLDPTLDAIVVMINATPNAQTAKDFKDNEDKLIALTGFELSSKHKTDGIAGDASFADGTFTVPAWSTAVFVQARGDARGLGLPVALKKADLPPFGKTKVYIAGGFEQANWNPSAIEVPYTNSGLYTVQLGLGADTGYKFTKGSWDNQISCDNDNCPSNFTDMGMYEFSLDATDPENPVVVDAKLAESYKDKTWFIPGTLAGGWDHADGRQMTTDSKDATLVTFTTGELTADEATEFKLTCGGWGNCEHGFSAVTIADESLPLTDNNGNIAFTPAETGAYTVTFDILSKQVSIKAEGIK from the coding sequence ATGATTCCGCTATTGTCCGCGGCCGTAATTACTGGCTGTGGTAGCGATAGCGACTCATCATCACCAGTGGTCCCTGCTCCTTCAACCCCAGGAGAAGTCGAGCTAACACCGAGTGTTAATTTACCAGCAGCCGCTCCAACGCCAACAGCCGATCAAGTTGTTGTCAGTTACATCGCGCCTGCAGTGAGTACTTTCAAAACAGTAACAAAAACGGTTGATTGGAATCTTGTATGCGGTGAGAAAAGTTTCACCGCAACTTCATCGGATGAATTTGGCCCAATTTGGCTTCTAACCGCAGCAGATGTCATTGGAGCTTGTAACATTTCAGATGGCTCGACCGATGTTCCTGTCGCAATTGATGCTGATGACGCAGGAAAATCACTGGGTGTCGCTTCAAATGGCACAAAAATCACGGGCTCTCGTCAAGACACCTTCATGGCTTCTCACGGCCTAGATCAAACGGGAACGGATGTAAAATTACCGAAAGTTTCCGCTCCTGATGAGCTTCCTGCTCCAGCGTCAGGCTACTTTGCACTGAACCTTTATGATGCACTTGGTGATTACAAAGAAGAAGGTGCCGATAAAGATGGCTACGGTAACCTGAACCTACATATTTGGAATAACAGTAACTGTAATGCCGTCGACCCTACAGCGGTCAATAATGGCTGGGATGATGTCTCTGTGACTCCAAGCGACTCTGACGAGTTTGGTCCGGTGTGGTACATCCCTGTAACGGATGACCCGACTCAATGTTTCAATGTCATTTTCCGTAACTCAAATAAAGACAAGTTGATTAACAGTGACTTAGTTATCGATATCTCAAATATTGCTGATAATCCAAGCGTCACTTATATCCCAGGAAACCAAACGTCTTACGCGACCCGAGCACTTGCGTTTGAAACAGGTGGCCCATCATCTGAGTTTACCATTGATACCGTTGGTGCCATCCTCTTAGATGACAACACTATGGTATGGAAAGCTGGTTCAGGTGCCGACTTAGTACAAATAATGTTCACGCCTAATGGTAAATTTGACGTATCGGAAGATGGTGTTGTAAGCGGTATATCTATCAAACTAACGAGTACAGATCTTTCGGATGAACAGAAAGCGAAATTCCCACATTTAGCTGATTACCCTGCGTTTGAAATTCCGACACTTCCTGCTGACTTAGCTTTAGCAAACCTGATGAAAGGTAGCATGGTCGCTATCTCTTCAAGTAATGGCGCTGATGGCGAAGCCTCTGAATTACGTTCATCAACTGCGATTCAATATGCTGGTGCTCTTGACGCAATCTTTGCTGAAGCGGCGACCGACTTAGAGTATGGCCCGATCTACAGCGATGATGGCGTTACTTTCCGTCTTTGGGCTCCAACAGCAACCGATGTTGAGCTGGTTGTTTACAATAGCGGCAAGTCCGTTGTATCGCGCCATGAGATGACAGAAGACAGCAAGTCAGGCAGCTGGAGTGTTGAGCTAGAGAAAGATACGGTTGATGGCCAATTCTACCGTTATGCGATGAAGGTTTTCCAACCTCGTGAACAAAAAGGCTACGGCTACGAAGTAACTGACCCATACTCAGTCAGCTTATCGACCAACTCTCTATACAGCCAAGCAGTTGACCTTGATTCTGATGATCTTAAACCAGATGGATGGGATAGTTTAAAATCACCTCATCCACAAAATGAAGCAGATGGCGATTTATCTGACATGGTGATCTACGAATCACATGTTCGTGACTTCTCTGCTCGTGATGCTAGCACTGAAAACAAAGGTAAATACTTAGCGTTTACAGAAGCGGACTCAAAACCGGTTGATCACCTAAAACAATTAAGTGAAGCGGGGATGACCCATTTACACTTAATGCCTGTTTTTGACATTGCAACGATCAACGAAGACCCATCGCAAGTCGCAAATATCGATCAACCATTCAGCAAACTGTGTTCACTTAAACCGGAAATCAAGAACGACGACAAATTCAAAGAGTACTGTGACAGTGGCAACACCATCGCAGAAGCCTTTGAAGAACTTCAAACAGAAGACAATAAAGACAACGCTGTTGTTGAAGCATTAAACGAATATGTTCGTGCTGTCGATAGCTACAACTGGGGCTACGACCCATACCACTACACTGTGCCAGAAGGTTCATACGCCACCGATGCAGAAGGTAGCAAACGTATCCTTGAGTTCCGTGAAATGGTTCAGTCGGTTAAAGAAGATGTTGGCATGAACGTTGTCGTCGATGTGGTATACAACCACACTAACGCGTCAGGCCTTAACGACAAGTCAGTACTTGATAAAGTCGTACCACTTTATTACCAACGTTTAGTGCCCGATACAGGTTCTGTTGAAACCTCTACTTGTTGTGACAACACAGCACCAGAAAATGCGATGTTTGCCAAGCTGATTGATGACTCAGTTCAAACATGGACCGAAGCTTATAAGATCGATGCCTTCCGTTGGGATTTGATGGGACATCACCCACTGTCACAAATGAAAGGAACTTTAGCTGCCGCTCGCGAAGTGAATCCTGATGTTTACTTCTACGGTGAAGGTTGGAACTTTGGTGAAGTTGCAGATAACAAACGCTTCGTTCAAGCGACTCAACCAAACCTAGGTGGTACTGGTATTGGTTCATTCTCAGATCGTCTACGTGATGCGGTACGTGGCGGTAGCCCATTCGATAGCGGTGATGCAATTCGTGAAACTCAAGGCTTTGCAACGGGTGCAGCGACGCTTCCTAACGAGCGAATGCTTGATGCGGACGGTAACGTATCGGCAGCAGAAGTTAAGCGTGCTCAACAGCAAGTTGACCTTACTCGTTTAGGCATGGCGGGTAACCTTAAAAACTTCAAGATGGTTGATTTCGAGGGGAACACGCAAGTCGGTTCATCTATCGATTATAACGGCCAAAACGCAGGCTATGCAGAGCAACCTTGGGAAATTCAAAACTACGTTTCTAAACACGATAACCAAACCTTCTGGGACAGCAACATGTTCAAAGTTGCCGAAGAAGCGACCGTTGAGGTACGTGTTCAGATGCAAACCATCGGTATGTCTACTGTTCTACTAGGCCAAGCGATGCCATTTAACCATATGGGTGGTGAACTCCTTCGTTCTAAATCGATGCAGCGTGACTCTTACGATTACGGTGATTGGTACAACCTAGTTGACTTTACTCTAGCGGATAACAACTGGAATAAAGGCTTACCAGCAAAAGAGAAAGATGCGGCGAACTACGACCAAATCACTCGCGCGACAGATGACGTAAACTCTCAGCCAACACCTGCTGATATGGAACGTATGTTTGAGAACTACAAAGAGTTACTGACTCTACGTAAAGCAAGTGATTTGATGACACTGCCAAGTGCTGAAGAAATCATGAACCGTGTCGATTTCCGTAATACAGGCAAAGGTCAAACAACCGGTTTAATTGTGATGACCATTGATAATGGTACGACACAAACTGTGGACTTAGACCCAACCCTTGATGCTATCGTCGTTATGATTAACGCAACACCTAACGCACAGACTGCTAAAGACTTTAAGGACAATGAAGATAAACTGATCGCACTAACTGGCTTTGAACTGAGCAGCAAGCATAAAACTGATGGCATTGCAGGAGATGCAAGCTTTGCCGATGGTACTTTCACGGTTCCAGCATGGTCAACAGCTGTCTTTGTTCAAGCTCGTGGTGATGCACGCGGTCTAGGTTTACCTGTTGCACTGAAAAAAGCAGACTTACCTCCATTCGGTAAAACCAAGGTATACATTGCTGGTGGATTTGAGCAAGCAAACTGGAACCCTTCAGCAATTGAAGTTCCTTACACTAACAGCGGTCTCTACACTGTCCAACTAGGACTTGGTGCCGATACTGGTTATAAATTCACCAAGGGTTCTTGGGATAATCAAATCAGCTGTGATAACGATAACTGCCCATCAAACTTCACTGACATGGGTATGTACGAGTTCTCGCTGGATGCGACAGACCCAGAAAACCCAGTTGTGGTGGATGCAAAACTAGCAGAAAGCTATAAAGATAAAACGTGGTTTATTCCAGGAACACTTGCTGGAGGTTGGGATCACGCTGATGGACGTCAAATGACAACTGACTCTAAAGATGCAACTTTAGTGACTTTCACAACTGGTGAACTCACCGCTGATGAAGCGACTGAGTTTAAACTCACTTGTGGTGGATGGGGCAATTGTGAACATGGTTTCTCTGCTGTCACCATCGCTGACGAATCATTACCACTAACAGATAACAATGGAAACATCGCCTTCACTCCAGCAGAAACTGGGGCATATACAGTTACGTTCGATATTCTATCGAAACAAGTATCGATTAAGGCTGAAGGTATCAAGTAG
- a CDS encoding bactofilin family protein yields MGIFSKQSRAQSQRSATTLIAKGCAISGQFKLESDIQVDGEIEGEIHVAKTLVISQAGCIRGEIFADKVIVNGSLDGICHANSVEVLSQGQVSGTIYSDNLSIEQGGKFSGTTHPASSNQVVELKEMQAGKCDDPEILAQVNQ; encoded by the coding sequence ATGGGAATCTTTAGTAAACAAAGTCGAGCACAGAGTCAGCGCTCAGCTACAACTCTCATCGCAAAAGGTTGTGCAATTAGCGGACAATTCAAGCTAGAGAGTGATATCCAAGTTGATGGCGAGATTGAAGGTGAAATTCATGTCGCCAAGACTCTAGTGATCAGCCAAGCTGGTTGTATCCGAGGGGAAATATTTGCAGACAAAGTCATTGTGAACGGTTCTCTTGATGGTATCTGCCATGCCAATAGTGTTGAAGTGCTCAGTCAAGGTCAAGTGAGTGGTACCATTTACAGCGACAACTTAAGCATTGAACAAGGCGGTAAGTTTAGCGGAACGACTCACCCTGCTTCTTCAAACCAAGTTGTTGAACTAAAAGAAATGCAAGCCGGAAAGTGTGATGACCCTGAGATATTGGCGCAAGTGAACCAATAA